Proteins encoded in a region of the Nicotiana tomentosiformis chromosome 9, ASM39032v3, whole genome shotgun sequence genome:
- the LOC138898476 gene encoding uncharacterized protein, translating to MVEHNQAWHLEDTTGGITYGTPSLTNMIKENQERDQIIAGLSTNINVLMKMFTESQTKQVNVVEDVQPILNEDYEEANHVNNPQGVYQRQSYQGSGQQHQWRSNPQGQGNQQWRNNQGNSNQGNWSNNNNNFLNRSSNPYVPPKRQYSNSPHWKESSSSDSKLESMLERVLQNQERSDTSMKNMTELVGSHTASIQKLEIQMRDLSREQNPKQKGTLPSDTIANPKGSGSGPTSHCMAITTRSGKLLQGENEQVVEVEDSEQEVEAQVEVPIVVEVERLPKKVKIQEVNNEEVKEKIIEAPKTLAPIPRLPPPFPQRLPRKVDDSKLEKFYDILKQLSVNIPFVEVFQEMLGFAKYLKDLITKKRTTKN from the coding sequence ATGGTTGAACATAACCAAGCTTGGCACTTGGAAGATACCACGGGTGGAATTACATATGGTACTCCCTCCTTGACCAACATGATTAAAGAGAACCAAGAAAGAGATCAGATAATAGCCGGTCTTTCCACCAACATCAACGTGTTGATGAAAATGTTCACTGAAAGCCAAACAAAACAGGTAAATGTTGTGGAAGATGTGCAACCCATATTGAATGAGGATTACGAAGAAGCAAATCATGTCAACAATCCTCAAGGAGTATATCAAAGGCAATCTTACCAAGGTTCAGGACAACAACACCAATGGAGGTCTAACCCGCAAGGGCAAGGCAACCAACAATGGCGAAATAACCAAGGTAATtccaatcaaggaaattggagtaacaacaacaataactttTTAAATCGGAGTTCAAACCCCTATGTTCCACCAAAGAGGCAATATTCTAATTCTCCGCATTGGAAAGAAAGCTCTTCAAGTGATTCCAAGTTAGAAAGCATGCTTGAAAGAGTGTTGCAAAATCAGGAGAGATCCGACACTTCAATGAAGAATATGACCGAACTTGTGGGTTCTCACACCGCATCCATACAAAAGTTGGAAATACAAATGAGAGATCTCTCAAGAGAGCAAAATCCGAAGCAGAAAGGTACGCTCCCAAGTGACACAATTGCAAACCCAAAAGGTAGTGGGAGTGGTCCGACTTCCCATTGTATGGCAATCACAACTCGAAGTGGGAAACTACTTCAAGGAGAGAATGAACAAGTGGTCGAAGTGGAAGATTCTGAACAAGAAGTTGAGGCCCAAGTTGAGGTGCCAATTGTTGTTGAAGTTGAAAGACTCCCGAAGAAGGTGAAAATTCAAGAAGTGAACAATGAAGAGGTTAAGGAAAAGATAATAGAGGCACCAAAAACTCTAGCACCAATTCCTAGGCTTCCTCCTCCTTTCCCTCAAAGACTTCCTAGGAAGGTCGATGATAGCAAACTCGAGAAGTTCTATGACATTCTCAAGCAATTATCGGTGAACATTCCATTTGTGGAAGTATTTCAAGAGATGTTGGGTTTTGCTAAGTACTTGAAGGATTTGATCACTAAAAAGAGAACCACTAAGAATTAA